A stretch of the Aphis gossypii isolate Hap1 chromosome 2, ASM2018417v2, whole genome shotgun sequence genome encodes the following:
- the LOC114120344 gene encoding chromodomain-helicase-DNA-binding protein Mi-2 homolog isoform X4 — protein MASDEEVEESFTEEYDEPSSRVENSFDSEEEKRVEEEDDEYDPDGRKKKRGKKRKAKSDSKKEKKRKKRKRGGDSAEESDFGNFEEETTAANDSDYSNRKSKKSKNSSSKHHQPSTSTTTSQDNNGTGMPSVEEVCQTFGLQDVSIDYTDADYQNLTTYKLFQQHVRPILAKENPKVVIAKMMMLVAAKWRDFCQQNPHQEQPEFEANEEPEYQPKSSTSRHKSRSVDELDELEEEEEVEEKKSKKRSNRAKRSGGGNKRNSQGSTSKVPTLKIRLGKRKQASSDDDAEGVGAGDTQGDSDAEFEQMLQEAEEGAAAEAEVPEKKAEDPDAPKKKAKTKIGNKSKKKKKTKMTSKFPDGSGDGEEGYEQTDHQDYCEVCQQGGEIILCDTCPRAYHLVCLDPELEDTPEGKWSCPHCESEGGQEQEEDEHQEFCRVCKDGGELLCCDSCPAAYHTFCLSPPITDVPDGDWKCPRCSAKPLPGKVSKILTWRWKPLPEDPNKPADEQTEKVNRRRNKQQRQREYFVKWQDQSYWKCDWVSEVQMEVFHPITIRSYMRKYDMDEPPKLEEPLDELDNRWKRLREVGGDQSALEEKFYRYGVKPEWLLVHRILNHKHLRDARMMYLVKWRDLPYSLATWEHENPEYTDLKSFIDYYWELRASCDTSKKTKKVKGKKGSSKKDSVEDEETPKATMGLTCRKFVAAPDKPISDLKKKYEKQPDYVVDTGMELHPYQLEGLNWLRYSWGQGIDTILADEMGLGKTIQTITFLYSLYKEGHCKGPFLVSVPLSTLINWEREFETWAPDFYVVSYVGDKDSRVTIRENEFSFDDTRSGVRCNKIKGAVKFHVLLTSYELISIDAPLLGSIEWAVLVVDEAHRLKSNQSKFFRLLAGYNIRNKLLLTGTPLQNNLEELFHLLNFLTPEKFNDLTVFQNEFADISKEEQVKRLHEMLGPHMLRRLKADVLKNMPSKSEFIVRVELSPMQKKYYKYILTRNFEALNPRGGGQQVSLLNIMMDLKKCCNHPYLFPAAAQEAPTSINGSYEIGALTRAAGKLVLLSKMLKKLQETNHRVLIFSQMTKMLDILEDYLEGEGYKYERIDGSITGNQRQEAIDRFNAPGAQQFVFLLSTRAGGLGINLATADTVIIYDSDWNPHNDIQAFSRAHRIGQANKVMIYRFVTRNSVEERVTQVAKRKMMLTHLVVRPGMGGKQTNFTKQELDDILRFGTEELFKEEEGKEEEAIHYDDKAVEELLDRSKIGIEQKENWSNEYLSSFKVASYVTKEEDEEEEANTEVIKQEAENTDPAYWVKLLRHHYEQHQEDISRTLGKGKRVRKQVNYNDGGGVVDSTREDTTWQENLSDYNSDFSAPSDDDFDEKDGEAGKKLKRKPERKEERDRPLPPLLARVGGNIEVLGFNARQRKAFLNAIMRYGMPPQDAFNSQWLVRDLRGKSEKNFKAYVSLFMRHLCEPGADNSENFADGVPREGLSRQHVLTRIGVMSLIRKKVQEFEEINGFYSMPELIRKPIQTIKAADASTSSTPVPRSEASTPTTTVSEKTEVETDNKPKDPEEKLKETPATTDDKPIEIKSEESTDKDKPTVKIENELSAKIDTPEETTVVVKEEPEEAVNLQIEKPTEEKTPEKESTQESDSVVKVEQSDVSSTEQKESNSVATSETVKKEEEKEKESEPSTIDKKEEEKKAAEASAKALQADDEAKKKLLEEAERAKVAAGIGTENDKEDKITRKFMFNIADGGFTELHTLWVNEEKAAVPGREYEIWHRRHDYWLLAGIVTHGYGRWQDIQNDIRFAIINEPFKMDVGKGNFLEIKNKFLARRFKLLEQALVIEEQLRRAAYLNLTQDPNHPAMSLNARFAEVECLAESHQHLSKESLAGNKPANAVLHKVLNQLEELLSDMKSDVSRLPATLARIPPVAQRLQMSERSILSRLAATTSSATSTSQQQSGVGTISNQYPNGFQNGQLNGAFGNTNFTNFRPQYSVPGQQTSSSSTA, from the exons ATGGCATCGGACGAAGAAGTCGAGGAGTCTTTCACCG aagaaTATGATGAACCATCAAGTCGGGTAGAAAACTCATTTGATTCTGAGGAAGAAAAACGTGTAGag GAGGAGGATGATGAATATGATCCTGATGGTCGCAAAAAGAAGCGAGGTAAAAAGCGTAAAGCAAAAAGTGATtccaaaaaagaaaagaaaagaaagaaaagaaaaagggGTGGAGATAGTGCTGag gaaaGTGATTTCGGTAATTTTGAAGAAGAAACTACTGCTGCTAATGATTCAGATTATTCAAATCGTAAGTCtaagaaatcaaaaaattcGTCTTCTAAGCATCATCAGCCTAGTACATCCACTACTACATCCCAAGATAATAATGGCA CGGGAATGCCATCAGTTGAAGAAGTCTGTCAAACATTTGGTTTACAAGATGTTTCAATTGATTACACTGATGCTGACTATCAAAACTTAACcacttacaaattatttcaGCAACATGTTAGGCCCATTCTTGCTAAAGAAAATCCTAAg gttGTGATTGCTAAAATGATGATGTTAGTTGCTGCAAAATGGCGTGACTTCTGCCAGCAAAACCCACATCAAGAACAACCAGAATTCGAAGCAAATGAAGAACCTGAATATCAGCCTAAAAGTTCAACTTCCAGACACAAG tcgAGATCAGTGGATGAATTAGATGAAttagaagaagaagaagaagtagaagaaaaaaagagtaaaaaaCGAAGTAATCGTGCTAAACGGAGTGGTGGTGGTAATAAGAGGAATTCACAAGGATCTACCTCTAAAGTTCCCACATTAAAAATTAGGCTTGGAAAACGCAAACAAGCAAGTTct gaTGATGATGCAGAAGGTGTAGGAGCTGGAGATACTCAAGGTGATTCTGATGCTGAATTTGAGCAAATGTTGCAAGAAGCTGAAGAAGGTGCTGCTGCTGAAGCTGAAGTGCCTGAAAAGAAGGCTGAAGATCCTGATGCTCCTAAAAAGAAagcaaaaactaaaattggtAACAAGTccaaaaagaagaaaaagacCAAGATGACTTCCAAATTTCCAGATGGTAGTGGTGATGGCGAAGAAGGATATGAA caAACAGATCATCAAGATTACTGTGAGGTCTGCCAACAAGGAGGGGAGATTATCTTATGTGATACTTGTCCAAGAGCATATCATCTTGTATGTTTGGATCCAGAGTTAGAAGATACTCCTGAAGGAAAATGGTCATGTCCACATTGTGAAAGTGAAGGCGGACAAGAACAAGAAGAAGATGAACATCAAGAATTTTGCAG AGTATGTAAAGATGGAGGTGAGCTTTTATGCTGTGATTCCTGTCCAGCCGCTTATCATACTTTCTGTTTGAGTCCACCTATTACTGATGTACCTGATGGTGATTGGAAGTGTCCTCGATGTTCG GCAAAACCATTACCTGGGAAAGTATCAAAAATCTTGACTTGGCGTTGGAAACCTTTACCAGAAGACCCTAATAAACCAGCTGATGAACAAACTGAAAAGGTTAACAGGCGACGAAATAAACAACAAAGGCAACGTGAATACTTTGTAAAATGGCAAGATCAGAGTTATTGGAAATGTGACTGGGTGTCAGAAGTTCAA ATGGAAGTTTTTCATCCAATCACTATTAGAAGTTATATGCGAAAGTATGACATGGATGAACCACCTAAATTAGAAGAACCATTAGATGAATTGGACAACCGATGGAAAAGACTACGTGAAGTCGGTGGTGATCAGTCTGCATTAGAAGAGAAGTTCTACAG gtATGGTGTAAAACCGGAATGGCTATTAGTCCACaggattttaaatcataagcATTTAAGAGATGCACGTATGATGTATTTAGTTAAATGGCGAGACTTGCCATACAGCTTAGCTACATGGGAACATGAAAATCCTGAATATACGGATTTGAAGTCattcattgattattattgg gAACTAAGAGCATCGTGTGATACATCAAAGAAAACCAAAAAAGTGAAAGGAAAAAAGGGCAGTAGCAAAAAAGATTCAGTTGAAGACGAAGAAACACCTAAAGCAACAATGGGACTTACTtg TCGCAAATTTGTAGCAGCCCCTGATAAGCCAATAtcagatttaaaaaagaaatatgaaAAGCAACCTGATTATGTAGTGGATACTGGTATGGAATTACATCCTTATCAATTGGAAGGTTTGAATTGGTTAAGATATTCTTGGGGTCAAGGCATTGATACAATATTAGCTGATGAAATGGGTCTTGGCAAAACTATTCaaactataacatttttatactctcTTTATAAAGAAGGACATTGCAAAGGTCCATTTTTG gtCAGTGTACCACTATCGACACTTATCAATTGGGAACGTGAATTTGAAACATGGGCACCAGACTTTTATGTTGTGTCTTATGTAGGAGACAAGGACTCTAGAGTTACGATTagagaaaatgaattttcatttgATGATACTCGTTCCGGTGTacgttgtaataaaataaaaggcgCAGTTAAATTTCATGTATTACTTACGAGCTATGAACTAATTTCAATAGACGCCCCATTGTTAGGATCAATTGAATGGGCCGTGTTAGTTGTCGATGAGGCTCATAGACTCAAAAGCAACCAgtcaaaa TTTTTTAGACTTTTGGCTGGCTACAATATTCGTAACAAGCTATTATTAACTGGTACTCCTCTGCAAAATAATCTAGAAGAGTTAttccatttattaaattttttgactcCTGAGAAATTTAACGATCTAAcagtttttcaaaatgaatttGCTGATATTTCAAAAGAAGAGCAAGTCAAGCGTCTTCACGAAATGTTAGGACCTCACATGCTTAGAAGATTAAAAGCTGATGTTttaaag aatatgcCTTCAAAATCAGAGTTTATTGTACGTGTTGAATTATCTCCAAtgcaaaagaaatattataaatatatactaacaaGAAATTTTGAAGCTCTAAATCCGAGAGGTGGAGGACAGCAAGTGtccttattaaatattatgatggatTTAAAAAAGTGTTGTAATCATCCATACCTATTCCCTGCTGCTGCTCAAGAAGCTCCAACATCTATCAATGGAAGTTATGAAATTGGTGCTCTTACTAGAGCAGCTGGAAAACTAGTTTTATTATCTAAGATGCTTAAAAAACTCCAAGAAACAAATCAccg agttttaatattttctcaaaTGACAAAAATGTTAGATATTCTTGAAGATTATCTTGAAGGAGAaggttataaatatgaaagaaTTGATGGTTCTATAACAGGAAATCAAAGACAAGAAGCAATTGACAGATTTAATGCCCCTGGTGCTCAACAATTTGTATTCTTGCTTTCAACcag ggCTGGTGGTTTAGGAATTAATTTGGCAACTGCTGATACTGTCATTATTTATGATTCTGATTGGAATCCTCACAATGATATACAAGCTTTTTCAAGAGCTCATCGTATTGGTCAAGCAAATAag gttaTGATATATCGTTTTGTGACAAGGAATTCAGTTGAAGAACGAGTTACTCAAGTagctaaaagaaaaatgatgTTAACTCACTTAGTTGTTAGACCTGGTATGGGAGGTAAACAGACTAATTTTACTAAACAAGAATTGGATGATATATTACGGTTTGGAACTGAAGAACTATTTAAAGAAGAagag GGTAAAGAAGAAGAAGCTATTCATTATGATGACAAAGCTGTTGAAGAATTATTAGACCGTTCTAAAATTGGTATtgaacaaaaagaaaattggTCTAATGAGTATTTGTCATCATTCAAAGTGGCTAGTTATGTAACTAAAGAAGAAGACGAAGAAGAAGAAGCTAATACAGAAGTAATAAAACAGGAAGCAGAAAATACTGATCCTGCATATTGGGTTAAATTACTTCGTCATCATTATGAGCAACATCAAGAAGATATTTCTAGAACATTGGGCAAAGGAAAACGTGTTCGTAAACAAGTTAATTACAATGATGGTGGTGGTGTTGTAGATTCAACACGTGAAGATACTACATGGCAAGAAAATCTGTCTGATTATAACTCTGACTTCTCTGCACCATCAG ATGACGACTTTGATGAGAAGGATGGAGAAGCTGGTAAAAAACTTAAGCGTAAACCTGAAAGAAAAGAAGAGAGAGATCGACCTTTGCCTCCATTATTGGCTAGAGTGGGTGGAAATATTGAA GTGCTTGGATTTAATGCTCGTCAAAGAAAGGCTTTCTTAAATGCAATTATGAGGTATGGAATGCCACCTCAAGATGCCTTTAACTCTCAATG gcTTGTAAGAGACTTGAGAggaaaatcagaaaaaaatttcaaagcatatgtttcattatttatgcGTCATTTGTGTGAACCTGGTGCTGataattctgaaaattttGCTGATGGTGTACCACGGGAGGGTTTAAGTCGACAGCATGTACTCACAAGAATTGGTGTTATGTCACTAATTCGCAAAaaa gtTCAAGAATTTGAAGAAATAAATGGTTTCTACAGTATGCCAGAGCTTATTCGTAAGCCCATTCAGACTATCAAAGCAGCTGATGCATCTACTAGTTCAACTCCTGTACCACGTTCTGAAGCTTCAACGCCAACAACTACTGTTTCAGAAAAAACTGAAGTTGAAACAGATAATAAACCAAAA gaTCCTGAGGAGAAATTAAAAGAAACACCAGCAACTACCGATGATAAAccaatagaaattaaatctgAAGAAAGCACTGACAAAGACAAACCTActgttaaaatagaaaatgaattatcTGCTAAAATTGATACACCAGAAGAAACAACT gtTGTTGTTAAAGAAGAACCTGAAGAAGCAGTGAATCTTCAAATAGAAAAACCAACAGAAGAAAAAACTCCAGAAAAAGAAAGCACACAAGAAAGTGACAGTGTAGTTAAGGTTGAACAGTCTGATGTTTCATCAACTGAACAAAAAGAAAGTAATTCTGTAGCTACATCTGAAACTGTAAagaaagaagaagaaaaagaaaaagaatctGAACCATCCACAATTGATAAGAAAGAA gaAGAAAAGAAAGCTGCTGAAGCATCAGCAAAAGCATTGCAAGCCGATGATGAagctaagaaaaaattattagaggAGGCTGAAAGAGCTAAAGTAGCAGCTGGCATTGGAACTGAAAATGATAAAGAAGATAAAATCACAAGGAAATTCATGTTTAACATTGCTGATGGTGGTTTTACTGAACTTCATACATTGTGGGTAAATGAAGAAAAAGCAGCAGTTCCTGGACGAGAATATGAAATCTGGCATAGgag acatgATTATTGGTTATTGGCGGGCATTGTAACACATGGTTATGGTCGTTGGCAAGATATTCAAAACGACATCCGTTTTGCTATTATCAATGAACCTTTTAAAATGGATGTTGGTAAAGGAAACTTCTTAGAAATCAAGAACAAATTTTTAGCAagaagatttaaattattggaaCAAGCACTTGTGATTGAGGAACAACTTAGGCGCGCTGCCTATTTGAACCTTACACAAGATCCAAATCATCCAGCAATGTCATTGAATGCTCGATTTGCTGAAGTAGAGTGTTTGGCTGAATCACATCAACACTTGTCTAAAGAGAGTTTAGCTGGTAACAAACCAGCCAATGCTGTTCTTCACAAA gtactAAATCAATTGGAAGAACTTTTGTCAGATATGAAATCTGATGTAAGCAGATTGCCAGCAACATTGGCTCGTATACCTCCAGTTGCCCAGCGACTTCAAATGTCTGAGAGATCTATATTATCTCGTTTGGCTGCTACCACATCTTCAGCTACTTCTACTTCCCAACAACAATCTggtg ttGGTACCATAAGCAATCAATATCCTAATGGTTTTCAAAATGGACAATTAAATGGTGCGTTTGGCAACACCAACTTCACCAATTTCAGACCCCAGTATTCAGTACCTGGGCAACAGACTTCATCATCTAGCACTGCTTAA